The genomic DNA gagtaCCTGCATGCTagcttggaccattcgactcagtccaaaggcgcgctgtacgtacgaatcgtcgacgatcccaaactcagaGGCGGTactgaacctttaagtctaaggagagactttgcctccttgtgtgtgttctaccaatggccgctttctatcaccgcaccgctcgctcgcagggtgttcatcctcacaccctagaacctaattggtcgcgtactgtgcggtttaagaggaatttcctgccgcgaacgcttcggctgtgaaatgagtatggggctcttcaaaaaggagtgtacaggtttttaaagggccggcaacgcgcatctaATACCGCTGGTGTtgcatgcgtccataggctacggtgacagcttaccatcaggcgggccgcatgcttgtttgccaccgtcgtggtattaaaaaaaggtagTAATATAGTGATATGATACTATCTAATGCAAATAAATCACATGTAGTATATATTGGGTAGGTATATCTTTATTCGTTTCACTTGATTGCCTTCTAGCTAGATAGatgatggaaaaaaaaatttttgaaactTCATTCCATTCCAATCCATTTCTGCCCATTCCTTCCAATATTTTCAGTTTGAAAGAAAAGATAAATATCTTATTAGAAAATgggtttttatgtaaaataataataatagatagatacataggtacctagtttAGATCTTAATGGCAAATATTggatacaaatatattttatatttgagagaataattgaataaagcttaaataataaacgaaaagtCAGCTACCACTGCCAAAGCCACTAGGTCAAAGGCTGAACTTCAATGAAGCAATTCTCGGACAAAAATCAATGCCCAAGTATCGTAAAAATCGAGGCCGAAAACCCGGAGCTTCTGATCTGAGAATTAGAACTTGGTcgaacggatccccactatttttgttacacctcgtATTTACAAACGTCGATATACTCCCTTGTTTGTGTCTTGGTTTAATTCAATTAGTTTATGGttccatattttaaaatatcatccCCTTAATTTCTATCCAATAAAGTTCATTTACATATAATCTAATTTCATTCCCTTTCATACATGATTTATTACCTTCCCTCGGTTTTACATTTCCGCCTATGCCTTCATTACATTCCTTACATGTTCCTTAAAAGTAATAGTAGTACTAGTATATTTCATTACACAGTTCAAGAGctagcacctctggagttgcaggcgtccataggctacgtggCTGCTTAACATTAGGCGGACCGTTTGTGTGTTTGTCGCCgccatagtattaaaaaaacaatacatatataatgaataaatacatatttataagcacataatgaataaatacataaatatcaaaataaacacaaataacttTAGAGGACAAAAAACGTTCtacgaaaaaaacaataaatcggTACGAAACTAGAGATCGGcccgtaaacaaagacaccgcgCATGGAATAAACTggattttattgttcttaaccggttaatctgacaataactttatgaaaatgttctctaaataaccggtttaaaaataacggtttttcgaaccaaactgaaattttaaggtttcgcgccaagtacatgataatggtttgtaaatttaaccggtttcggagCCTTgcgagtaagtatattatttgcaACGGGAGCTAATGATAACATTGGCACGTGTCTAAGACTGAAGAAAATAGCGCCGTGACGATGCGCTCGATCCGCGCAAAGCAACAGACAATCACAACTCTTTGCCATTGAAAATTGAACCGTATTTAATCTACAGCGGCTTCGATCATTCGGAAGCGCGCGAACATCAAAGAACACCGCCGCCAACAACGATCGCTTACTATTGGATTTACAGTAATGTGTGCTTTATGAACAAGGTAGATGATTTAAATTAGCACGCTTATATGCTGAAAGGGAAGCCCTTTATAAGGCTAACCCTTATAAGCGATATGCAAGGTATTGGTGAGCGGATGATAAGGGTTTTGTAAGGGTATTAGGATACCGATACCTCAAAAGGGTTAGCTTTAATATAAGGGCTTTAAAAGCAAAATGAAAGGGTTTCGCCGGGCAAAGGGTATGGTGAGTTAAGCCTTATGCAAAACCCTTACAAAACCCCTTATAAGGGATAGCGGGCCGGTCCCTGGCTGAGACTATCATGGGAGGAACAACTGTAATGTTTATGGCTAAAGATGTTAAGGCCATCATAAATAGCATGCAGAGGGGAAAATCTCCAGGTCATGATGGTCTCAGTATTGAGCATCTCAGGCACGCTGGGATACACATGCCTCGTGTTCTGGCAATGTTCTACACCTTATGTCTAAGGCACGGTTATCTTCCTGACCAGCTAATGCGTACTGTGGTAGTGCCGCTCGCTAAGAATAAAACGGGTGACTTGTCTGAATTAgggaactacagacccatctcACTTGCAACTATTATGGCAAAAGTGCTTGATGGCTTGCTTAATGCACATTTGCAGAAACATATAAAGCTGAACGACGCGCAATTCGGGTTTAGACCTGGACTGTCAACAGAAACCGCAATTCTGTCAGGTATTACAGGGACAGGAACACGCCTGTGTACGCGTGTTTCCTGGACCTGTCAAAGGCCTTTGACCTGGTTGTTTACCCTGTATTGTGGGACAAGCTGGCTAAAACCGGAATACCTAAAGAGTGCGTAGGCTTGTTAAAATACTGGTATAACAATCAGGTCAATCAAGTGAGATGGGATGGGGAGTACTCAGACGAGTATAGACTACAATGCGGGGTTAGACAGGGTGGGCTAACATCTCCCACCTTGTTTAACCTTTATGTAGATGAACTGATTGGGAGGCTCAGCAGCGCGCGTGTTGGATGTCATATTTTAGGAACTTGTTTCAATAACATAAGCTACGCGGATGACATGGCGCTGTTGGGCCCCTCAGTCAGCTCGATAAAAAAGCTAATCACCATATGCGAGGGCTACGCCGAGCAGCATGGTCTTAGGTATAATGCAACCAAAAGTGAAATACTCATTTTTAAGGCTCGAAAGTACAATTTAGATTCAACTATGCCTAGGATCATGCTGGGAGGGGTACCCCTCAAAGTGGTGGAGAGCTTTAAGTATCTGGGGCATGTGCTCACTGGAGATATGAAAGATGATATGGATCTAGAAAGAGAAAGGAGAGCCATGGCTATAAGGGGCAATATGGTTGCCCGCAGATTTGCAAGATGTAACAAACAAGTAAAGTTAACACTTTTTAAAGCATACTGCCAAACTTTTTACACGTGCAGTCTGTGGGCAACATTTACGCAGCGAGCCTACAATACACTAAGGGTTCAGTATAATAACGTCCtgaggatgctgttgaagcTGCCGAGGTACTGTAGCGCATccggtatgttcgcggaggcgcgaaCGGATGACTTTTATGCCATCAGGCGCAAAAGAATAGCGTCTCTGCTGACACGCGTGCGCGGCAGTAGCAACAGCCTCCTAAGGACGTTGGCTGAACGCCTTGATTGCCATCTCACGAGCTACTGGGTAGACGTGTTGATAGGCAAGGCTAAATGAGCTGGatgatttagttttaatttagttttatgtaaattaattggTACTAACGTAgggtgtaagatttttttttgctgttactaacaaaatttatggatcctatcggtctgaaataaatgatttttatttattttatttattaagtcatTAGCCATTTGAAtaacattctaaataaataagtattttgtagaactcatccaccaaacaattataTCAATCTAGTTCATGAACTTggttgctaattaaaacaaatgtggccgtatacctatatacgcgcgcacaaataattacataaccaattatttttgtagtattgtaaaaggtAAATTATGTAGCTGCGTATTACATCATAACTAATACACTCAACCTATCAACCTACATTTTGAATCAAAGTGCTGTAATTCACTAACACTGAAACATGAAAGCATGTGATATATAGATATGTCAAGTCAAGATTGAGATAACATAAATCAGAACCAACGCACCGTGTCTACTAGCTTGCACCGCCTATCTACGAGTGAATCTTTGCCTTCGCACCATCTGCGAGGTCCGCATCTTGATTTGAAGCATTGAAGCTCTCGAAGGCAAAACCACCCGGGAATTGATGGCGAGACACGAAGCAGGCGCCCTTAGGATTCGCTGACACGACTCTATATTCCTCGTACACGAACCgagaattcagaaataaatatatgttaaaacatttcatgaaTTAAACTACCTACAACGTTCGTTGACTTTACGTGTTATACTATATATGGTAATAATGACTGATATTGACGGCTAAACCTACATAAAACGATAAAGAAATGGTCACCGAGTGTAACACAACTAAAGTTATTTATCAACCTAATTGAACACATCTACTTATGCCATCTATATCTAAATCGAGACACATTCCACCCTTACCATTGAATTAAAACATGGAAAATAAATACGTTCCACTTCTTTTCGTAAACGGTTAATCCACAATAATAAACGCGCTCGTTTACTACTAAACACACATTCATTTATTCGCTAATGATTTCACAACTCAAATCAAGTACTCATCGTAATTGAATGCATCTACCTACCCTATAATCATATCACACACGAACACTGATTTACCTATCTtcaaaattgattatatttaaaaagcataTACACGATTTAGGAATTCActgaacaaatgaaattaaatatctcaATCCATTTTGCCATcgtagttaaaataacactctcgTACAAGAATCCGACTTGCATTCACAGAGCACAAGAATTGTAATCTCGTTACACAATGAAGGGTACCCAACGCGATCTATTCAACCTACCCGCTATTCATAtatagaaataatgattttatttataggcaACTCGTCGGTATCAACCAAGCCTACAATCCTACTGATATTAAAGCAAACATTGAAGCCTATGAATgaacgaaatatgtattttaggtttcctcaagatataaaatgatatgcaaataattaagtaggtatatgaaattaACGCACCGTAACACGTAGTTGTTTGGCAGCTGACCCATGATGGTTTTGTGTTTTTCAACACGCCCATGGTCCGGATGAAGCTCCTACAGCTTCCCGCCCATGTTGGCCGTATCCACACGCTAAGCTTCCAACGAAGGTGGcagcttatactcgtatctgcGAACAAGTTCTAATACACGGTTTTCTTATGATTTGTCACTCAGTGACTAATTAAGAACCTTTAAGACCCGATGCTCGTGAAATGTAGTCCTTTCGGCAGCTACCCGTGGTAGGCTCACGCAGTTCCTCACAGCCATGGTTCAGGTCAATACGACCCGCGTGTCGCCTATTGCAGTCGCTATTCTTTTTCATATCTCCTGAAGATGGCCGCTAATAGACGTATCTGCAAACAAGCTTAGACATATGGTTTTCCTTACAACCTAACACTCACAGGATTCCTTCTTGACTCAACGCTCTGCTGAAGGCAAAAGATCACGAATCCACTTTGCAGTTCCTTAAATAATCTTGTTCCCCCATGAGAACCCCTCAACCGCCATGTTAATCCTACTCCTCCTAAGCCCAACCAGAATGCAGAGTTTTGATTGGATAATATTTACTACCCTCGTCTATGATTGCTCACTTTCATTCCCGCGTATTTAGATTGATCTGCCTTACAACAGATGGCATCTCTAAAGATAacataaataactttaaaaaattattattattattatttattattatttggtgtaggacaggcagctgatgctggtacgtctaaatcagagttcactacacgatttcactgcttagattacgaagtagtttattgtgtttaatcgattattcaataaacattacttgagaatttatattgaaaaacatattataaacaaatattctaCTATGCAATATTATCATGAGTACACTACCTACTAGTTCAGTCATTCACCGCCAGATGTCACGCCACGCGCGAAATTCActccaaacaaattcaataatttctaagagagtaaataaataaatgtagatgtcAGTCTGTTACAAACCCTGTGCCGGCACTCACAGCTGGGTCATAAAACTGCGGCGCGCAAAGAAGATTCACGGTTCGTGCGCGGTTATAAGTTACAATTTTGCTTGCAGGCGGCGAGTATAGGaataattttatacctaaataTGACTTTTGTGAGGAGTGaattttctgtacggtagtactattagttattctgtggtAATGATAGGCAAGTAAATGCTTGTACCTTTATCATTCAATATCTTCAATTAACTTTTTCTTTTGAATTTTCCCATATGAGTACCTAAAAcctaaataacttttataaataaataatttgtttgttatcAAATCAAAACTAACTTATTTTGTGTCTTTTATCCAAAatgatttaaatgatttttattaagattCTATTGAGACCAAAGTAGatagaaatatatattaatgaGTGTGCTGCTTGCTAAAGGCCTCCTTTGgctctttttatttaaaactatcaTGGACCACTGTCCTACAATTCTAGCCCACTGTCAGTTAAAGTTCTTCCTCTCATCTTAGTTACACCATCATTCCATCATAGCAAAAACCTCTAAGATACCAATCCAAtaccttttttttgttatttcttaacatatataagtattatatactcatgcataatttaaaaaaaaacctttcattGTCATTAGTCCATCCAAAAATAGTAATAGTCAACATTCAACTTACATAATGTCATTATACAACTCAGTGTTAATAACTAGATTCACTGAGCACTTGCACTGCACAATGCCATCCTTACCGCCTTACCTTCCTTCATAACCATGTCACAGGCTCTTAAGTATGGCTCTTGTCTCACCAGAAAGTTGATGGTTGATTGCTTGCGCTTGCATTTTCGAGATCTACTCTCATTGTATTCCGTCTCATCTCACAAAACCGAAAACAAACAATGACAAGAACACGGGTTAATAAATAGGTCAATACCATAGcaaatgtatgtaactatgtacagtacattgaaaatttaaaacaaaacttttgatTTATGTAAACGAAACGAACTGTCAATCGTTCTCTTTAGCGAACAAAACAAACAAGCTAATGAAATCTTGTATCATTTATATACTCTCAACTCAACTGTTTCGACTatgaaacaaacatttaaaagacCTAGcaacttacatttttatgcacctctatacaagtgaaaataaattacatcCAATTTCTATGTGGGCATTTGAATTCATAATCCCGCTTTCTGAGATATAATCATCCATTGATTTAAAgctcagtaaatggggtttatcatacaaaccactgcatccagttaatatttcttttattacgtcaATACACCGTATTAACTAAGATCAAATCGTACATAACATCGGTCGACGGCATTCCGCCAAAATCTGACAGttctctatataaaactaaaatgaccatAAACACAACAACCAATAAGTATAAAGCCTGGTGTATACTACACGTTATTACCAGTATAAGGCCACATACAGGATATTAACTAGTGTGATGCTTacatatagtattatttactaatataatattatttagatttcattttatgattgcataaaatgcaatgttcgcTCACTATTTTTTGTTACGAGATGCTtccgcgtacagatttaaatatacaaaccatatctgaataaagttaatatatactaggtaatcgtttttcacgaaagcggcttttaccatagATTTAAAAAGTAGATGAGTAGTCCGCACATCCTTAGTCAAGCCACTTCAGGGGCGACATTTTGTCGCACTCGGAGCGATGTTATAcgtatcataattatgatacatGTATCATATTTCTGGCCTCCGTATCATTTATCATAATGATATCATTATGATACGCGAAAATATCATAATTTTGAATGAATATTTTGCGTTACTCTAATTTTCGCATTAACGTTGTATTGTATGGAAAGAGTAATGTTTCAATAATGTAGTTTTTTATCcgtaagtataatataatattaacgtAGAACGAAACGCTTTGTTATTCCGTGCTTCGATTCGATTATCGTATCTGTGGTTAGTGGTGAATGGTGAGCAGTGAAGGCACCTAACGTAGCAAAACTTATAACCTGACAATTCGCGCTTCTTTTTCGCTCTTGCGATGCGATAGTAAAGTAAGAGAGGTGAAGATAGATCGAAAGTCGCAGTACTTCGTCGTTCGTAATAAAATAGATACGCTGGTTTCAAAATTTCAATTTGGCGCCAGCTTGTCGTCAGCAACGAACTATATTgaatgtatgaaaaataaaattatttaagtgaTTTTGTAGTGTGTTGCTGTTGATGTAGATTTATTGATTGCTGTTATTCTGGGTGATTTACAGATCTAAGAAAAAAGAAAaggtaagttttatttataatatgtcatGTCAGGCAAATACAGTAGATCTGTAGGTATCTAACAACGTTGTTTCATAACAAATATTGATTATCGATGGTTGAAAAGTAAATAAGTGGATGAAAAGGTTCATGTACGTAATATTATTAGCTTAgacaatacaatttaaacataTTTGAACGTTTTACTTGAGACAAGTaggttaaaaataacaattgtgCATTCAAGGTCATGAACGTACTATATACATTGATGTACTTATTTTAATCCttaatgcaatgaaataaattataatcctATGTTGAAAGTGTACGAGCCCCAATGCGGAAGAGTTCGGctactatttaaaattgaaagtacctttttttaaaagtcaaatctagtaagtaattttagtaGCATAGGagcaagaattaaaaaagtgttGTAATATTAATCAACTTAATTTCCTatataatacaacaaaaaaatattcatgtattgcaataaaaaaaatacaattcttcTATCAACTACAACGCATAATAGTTCGGCTATCGATCTTGAGTACGCAAAATAGTTCGCCTAGTTGTCCCGCCTTTACTCTTAAGAACAGCCTTGATCCTCAATGGCATCGTCGGTACCAACTCTTCGCACTCTTCTGGGGTTATAGGCTCCCAGACAGCGacgattttctcttttaaatcaCTTTTTGACCTCGATGGAAActtgcgtaattttttttttcattttccaccACAATGTTTCAATGGGTGACAAATCTGGACTATTCGACGGCCACTTCATAGTGGGGATTCCTTTAGACTCGAGCCAAGTCTTCGTGGTCTTCGCAGTATGGCAAGATGCCCCGTCTTGTTGAAAAGTGTagacattttcatatttcaagCTTGGAATAGATGGAATTAAACgtacagatttgtcaaatctaacctttaatagcatGACAATATGAGACAAATCTTGCGTCTTCgggaatgacacgatctataatccGTCTAATTTTAACGCATTATCGTTACACTTTAAAGGACCTCACAACGTCCCCAACGTTAactgtctttttattaaaatcagtacatacatattataaaacaaagttccccgccgcgtctgtctgtatgttcgcgataaactcaaaaactactaaacggattttcatgcggttttcacctttGAATAgcgtgattcttgaggaaggtttaggtgtataattggTTAAGGTTTTGCGTAAATTGGTTGAACTCCCCGTGCAAAGCGGGTTGCTTGTTCGAAATCTACTGCCATTGGGATCCGTGTGGTAATCTGGTAattttacgatgttttccttttaCGACAAAGCGTAACCTATATttacatcaaatgatatttcgcactTAAAGTTTTAAGAAATACAATGGTAATAGTCCGATTCCGATGGTTCGGAATGTGTTCGAACCCGCTACCACAGAAACTGGACCGCAGACGTCATTCCCGTCAGTCGATTAGGACCTTGAACTTACCTAATATCTTCATAGCAAGATATTACCTATCaaattatttcagaaaatatggCGTCGTCTGATTCGCCTGATAACGAGGATGAGGCACATTATTCAGCGTCAActtcaaaaaaaagaaaagtggcCGGGACACAAGACCAAAGACGCCAAAAGTACCGCACAGCATGGGAACGTGACCCAGAATTTTCGACTTGGCTTAGACCTTACCCAGGAGACAACAAAATGGCTAAGTGCAGTTGGTGCAACAGCTCATTTAAAGCTATCATAAGTGTCATTAAATCTCACAAAAGTAGCAAGAAACATAAATTGAAGGATTTAGCACGCGATAATAGTTCGACAAGTactataaaacaattcataaAACCCCCTACCAATCCTCTCGAAAAGGATATCACCAATGCAGAAATTAAAATTAGCGGATTCTTAGCAGCTCACAATATACCATTTTTGGTCGTAGATGACTTAATCTCATGCTTGAAATCAGCTCTACACGATTCGAAAATATTAGAAGGTAAGTTAGTaagtaataaacaaaaa from Cydia pomonella isolate Wapato2018A unplaced genomic scaffold, ilCydPomo1 PGA_scaffold_52, whole genome shotgun sequence includes the following:
- the LOC133534089 gene encoding uncharacterized protein LOC133534089; this translates as MALLGPSVSSIKKLITICEGYAEQHGLRYNATKSEILIFKARKYNLDSTMPRIMLGGVPLKVVESFKYLGHVLTGDMKDDMDLERERRAMAIRGNMVARRFARCNKQVKLTLFKAYCQTFYTCSLWATFTQRAYNTLRVQYNNVLRMLLKLPRYCSASGMFAEARTDDFYAIRRKRIASLLTRVRGSSNSLLRTLAERLDCHLTSYWVDVLIGKAK